A genomic window from Periophthalmus magnuspinnatus isolate fPerMag1 chromosome 16, fPerMag1.2.pri, whole genome shotgun sequence includes:
- the LOC117383647 gene encoding zinc finger and SCAN domain-containing protein 2-like: MSKVQRLTALVEERLTAVVEDIYVLFERIIAEYEEELCRSKQENERNQRLLESTLSPQSPRVVLTRAGVHMSSLSPGLSQKQEIPETPQIKEEPEEQHVKQEEEELQVSVPDGCVKTEESSLLQKKETDHREDISSQTHVHREDTQGKDIGSQTHVHLKTEEDTEHSSDTNSDEDWSAPIGSSAAEMETDADGDHYSQVQIRAKSTTAPNSSLSPKYKSAPETRATVDNGDVSGTAEGTVEKKHQCSVCKKRFGLKIGLITHFRIHTGEKPYSCSVCEKAFNQKSHFTKHMRIHTGDKPYRCSLCEKAFTQKYNLTYHIRTHTGEKPYRCSLCEKAFIEKYGLTLHMRTHTGEKPYRCSFCEKAFTAKAYLIKHEMKHTGDKPYR, translated from the exons ATGTCTAAAGTCCAAAGGCTGACAGCTTTGGTGGAGGAGCGGCTGACTGCGGTTGTTGAAGACATATATGTGCTGTTTGAAAGAATCATAGCcgagtatgaggaggaactgtgtcgctccaaaCAGGAGAACGAGAGGAACCAACGGCTCCTGGAATCGACTCTGAGTCCTCAGAGCCCGAGAGTCGTGCTGACCAGAGCCG GTGTCCACATGTCctctctgagtcctggtctcagtcagAAACAGGAAAtcccagagactccacagattaaagaggagccagaagaacagcacgtcaaacaggaggaagaggagctgcaaGT GTCTGTCCCTGATGgctgtgtgaagacagaagagtcctcactgcttcaaaaaaaagaaactgatcacagagaggacatcagctcacagacacatgtccacagagaggacacacagggaaagGACATCGgctcacagacacatgtccACCTCAAGACTGAGGAAGACACAGAGCACTCTTCTGACACTAACAGTGATGAAGACTGGAGTGCTCCAATCGGCTCGTCAGCTGCAGAGATGGAGACAGATGCAGATGGAGACCACTACAGCCAAGTCCAGATCAGAGCCAAAAGCACCACTGCACCAAACTCAAGTCTATCCCCCAAATacaagtctgcaccagagaccagagccactGTGGACAATGGGGACGTGTCAGGAACAGCCGAAGGAACTGTAGAGAAGAAACACCAGTGCTCTGTTTGTAAAAAGAGATTTGGCTTAAAAATCGGTTTAATAACACACTTTAgaattcacacaggagagaaaccttacagctgttctgtctgtgagaaagcatttaatcAAAAGAGTCAtttcacaaaacacatgagaatacacacaggagacaagccTTACAGGTGTTctctctgtgagaaagcatttactcaAAAGTATAATCTCACATACCACataagaacacacacaggagaaaaaCCTTACAGGTGTTctctctgtgagaaagcatttattgAAAAGTATGGTCTCACActacacatgagaacacacacaggagaaaaaCCTTACAGGTGTTCTTTCTGTGAGAAAGCTTTTACTGCTAAAGCTTATCTCATAAAACATGAGATGAAACACACAGGTGACAAACCATACAGGTAA
- the LOC117383571 gene encoding zinc finger protein 501-like isoform X2 produces MSKVQRLRALVEERLTAAAEDIYVLFERIIAEYEEELCRSKQENERNQRLLDSTLSPRVVLTRAGVHMSSLCPGLTLKQEIPEIKEEPEEQHDKQEEEELQVSVPEANDGCVKTEESSLFQRKETDHREDINSETHVHLETEGDTEQSSDTDSDEDWSAPIGSSAAQMETEADGDHQIRAKSTTAPNSSLSPKYKSAPETRASVDNGDVSGTAEGTADKKHQCSVCKKRFGLKIDSIRHFRIHTGEKPYSCSVCEKPFIQKSHFTKHMRIHTGDKPYRCSVCQISFNQKSDLTQHMRTHTGEKSYRCSVCEKAFHIKGNLTRHMRTHTGVKLYSCSLCEKAFNEKSNLTKHMRTHTGDKPYRCSFCEKAFNQKSNLTNHMRTHTGDKPYRCPYCEKAFNQKSNLTSHTRTHTGDKPYRCSFCEKAFIQKTNFIYHIKTHTGDKPYSCFVCEKAFIKKSNLTQHMRTHTGDRP; encoded by the exons ATGTCTAAAGTCCAAAGGCTGAGAGCTTTGGTGGAGgagcggctgactgcggctgctgaaGACATATATGTGCTGTTTGAAAGAATCATAGCcgagtatgaggaggaactgtgtcgctccaaaCAGGAGAACGAGAGGAACCAACGGCTCCTGGACTCGACTCTGAGCCCGAGAGTCGTGCTGACCAGAGCCG GTGTCcacatgtcctctctgtgtcctggtctcactctgaaacaggaaatcccagagattaaagaggagccagaagaacagcacgacaaacaggaggaagaggagctgcaaGT gTCTGTCCCTGAGGCCAATGATGgctgtgtgaagacagaagagtcctcactgtttcaaagaaaagaaactgatcacagagaggacatcaactcagagacacatgtccaccTCGAGACTGAGGGAGACACGGAGCAGTCTTCTGACACTGACAGTGATGAAGACTGGAGCGCTCCAATCGGCTCGtcagctgcacagatggagacTGAGGCAGATGGAGACCACCAGATCAGAGCCAAAAGCACCACTGCACCAAACTCAAGTCTATCCCCCAAATacaagtctgcaccagagaccagagccagTGTGGACAATGGGGACGTGTCAGGAACAGCCGAAGGAACTGCAGACAAGAAACACCAGTGCTCTGTTTGTAAAAAGAGATTTGGCTTAAAAATCGATTCAATAAGACACTTTAgaattcacacaggagagaaaccttacagctgttctgtttgtgagaaaccatttattcaaaagagtcatttcacaaaacacatgagaatacacacaggagacaagccTTACAGATGCTCTGTCTGTCAGATATCATTTAATCAAAAGAGTGATCTCACAcaacacatgagaacacacacaggagaaaaaTCTTACAGGTGTTCTGTCtgtgaaaaagcatttcataTAAAGGGTAATCTCACAagacacatgagaacacacacaggagtcaAACTTtacagctgttctctctgtgagaaagcatttaatgAAAAGAGTAAtctcacaaaacacatgagaacacacacaggagacaagccTTACAGGTGTTCTTTCTGTGAGAAGGCATTTAATCAAAAAAGTAATCTCACAAatcacatgagaacacacacaggagacaagccTTACaggtgtccttactgtgagaaagcatttaatcAAAAAAGTAATCTCACAAgtcacacaagaacacacacaggagacaagccTTACAGGTGTTCtttctgtgagaaagcatttattcaaaagaCTAATTTTATAtaccacataaaaacacacacaggcgacaaaccttacagctgttttgtctgtgagaaagcatttattaaaaagagtaatctcacacaacacatgagaacacacacaggagacagacCTTAA
- the LOC117383571 gene encoding zinc finger protein 501-like isoform X1, translating into MSKVQRLRALVEERLTAAAEDIYVLFERIIAEYEEELCRSKQENERNQRLLDSTLSPRVVLTRAGVHMSSLSPGLTLKQEIPETPQIKEEPEEQHDKQEEEELRVSVPEANDDCVKTEESSLLQRKDTDHREDISSQTHVHREDIQGEDISSQTHVHPETEGDTEHSSDTDNDEDWSAPIGSSAAQMETEADGDNYNQVQIRAKSTTAPNSSLSPKYKSAPETRATVDNGDVSGTAERTTGKRHQCSVCKKRFVLNINLKRHLRVHTGEKPYSCSGCQKSFTLNSGLTRHMRTHTGEKPYSCFLCEKAFNRKTSLTKHKRTHTGDKPYSCLFCEKAFIQKSTLTYHMRTHTGDKPYSCFVCGTAFIQKSNLTYHMRTHTGDKPYSCSVCEKAFIQKSDLTCHIRTHTGEKPYSCSVCEKAFIQKSHLTQHMKTHTGDKSYSCSLCEKAFIQKSHLTQHMKTHTGEKPYSCSAQSIDLKRHTKSHTGEK; encoded by the exons ATGTCTAAAGTCCAAAGGCTGAGAGCTTTGGTGGAGgagcggctgactgcggctgctgaaGACATATATGTGCTGTTTGAAAGAATCATAGCcgagtatgaggaggaactgtgtcgctccaaaCAGGAGAACGAGAGGAACCAACGGCTCCTGGACTCGACTCTGAGCCCGAGAGTCGTGCTGACCAGAGCCG GTGTCCACATGTCctctctgagtcctggtctcactctaaaacaggaaatcccagagactccacagattaaagaggagccagaggaacagcacgacaagcaggaggaagaggagctgcgAGT gTCTGTCCCTGAGGCCAATGATGactgtgtgaagacagaagagtcctcactgcttcaaagaaaagacactgatcacagagaggacatcagctcacagacacatgtccacagagaggacatacagggagaggacatcagctcacagacacatgtccaccccgagactgagggagacacagagcactcttctgacactgacaatgatgAAGACTGGAGTGCTCCAATCGGCTcttcagctgcacagatggagacagaggcagatggAGACAACTACAACCAAGTCCAGATCAGAGCCAAAAGCACCACTGCACCAAACTCAAGTCTATCCCCCAAATacaagtctgcaccagagaccagagccactGTGGACAATGGGGACGTGTCAGGAACAGCCGAAAGAACTACAGGGAAGAGACACCAGTGCTCTGTTTGTAAAAAGAGATTTGTCTTAAATATCAATTTAAAAAGACACCTTAGagttcacacaggagagaaaccttacagctgttctggcTGTCAGAAATCATTTACTCTCAATAGTGGTCTTACAagacacatgagaacacacacaggagagaaaccttacagctgttttctctgtgagaaagcatttaataGAAAGACTTCTCTCACAAAAcacaagagaacacacacaggagacaaaccttacagctgtttattctgtgagaaagcattcaTTCAAAAGAGTACTCTAACTtaccacatgagaacacacacaggagacaaaccttacagctgttttgtctgtgggacagcatttattcaaaagagTAATCTTACTtaccacatgagaacacacacaggagacaaaccttacagctgttctgtctgtgagaaagcatttattcaaaagagTGATCTTACATGCCACataagaacacacacaggagaaaagccttacagctgttctgtctgtgagaaagcatttattcaaaagagtcatctcacacaacacatgaaaacacacacaggagacaagtcttacagctgttctctctgtgagaaagcatttattcaaaagagtcatctcacacaacacatgaaaacacacacaggagaaaagCCTTATAGCTGTTCTGCCCAGAGCATTGATCTGAAAAGACATACAAAaagtcacacaggagagaaatag